In one Stenotrophomonas maltophilia genomic region, the following are encoded:
- a CDS encoding RIO1 family regulatory kinase/ATPase, protein MPLPASPCQTCGDDATTPLLLKRGERLLAPDVYRTCLDGREAVIKDYSRYRGTPLSLVARLMVRREARMLQRLGGWKHAPALLGTLGGLALGMEFIPGQTLSTAQAVGNEVFEQLQHALSRLHAAGITHNDLHGTNVVVSGGVPVLLDFTSAWRAPRWLRRNPLTRQMRRSDMKNLLKIRQRVTGQAPSATQAALVADPGWVAAVRQGWKRFYKWAKRR, encoded by the coding sequence ATGCCCCTTCCTGCCTCCCCCTGCCAGACCTGCGGCGATGACGCCACCACGCCCCTGCTGCTCAAGCGTGGCGAACGCCTGCTGGCCCCCGATGTCTATCGCACCTGCCTGGATGGCCGCGAGGCCGTCATCAAGGACTACTCCCGCTATCGCGGCACGCCGCTGTCGCTGGTCGCACGCCTGATGGTGCGCCGTGAAGCGCGCATGCTGCAGCGCCTGGGCGGCTGGAAGCACGCGCCGGCGCTGCTGGGAACACTGGGAGGCCTGGCACTGGGCATGGAGTTCATTCCCGGCCAGACCCTCAGCACCGCCCAGGCAGTCGGCAATGAAGTGTTCGAGCAGCTGCAGCACGCACTCAGCCGCCTGCATGCGGCCGGCATCACCCATAACGATCTGCACGGCACCAACGTGGTGGTCAGCGGCGGCGTACCGGTGCTGCTTGACTTCACCTCGGCCTGGCGCGCACCGCGCTGGCTGCGCCGCAATCCGCTAACCCGGCAGATGCGCCGCAGCGACATGAAGAACCTGCTGAAGATCCGCCAGCGCGTGACCGGGCAGGCGCCCAGCGCCACCCAGGCCGCCCTGGTGGCCGACCCCGGCTGGGTGGCCGCAGTGCGCCAGGGCTGGAAGCGGTTCTATAAGTGGGCGAAGCGCCGGTAA
- the arr gene encoding NAD(+)--rifampin ADP-ribosyltransferase: MTQDTEWTPVSQDTCDQVAGPFYHGTRADLATGDLLVAGYGSNYRDGVVMNHIYFTTIAKGAGLAAEMARGEGRPRVYVVAPTGPFEDDPNVTNKKFPGNPTRSYRSAQPLRIVGEITEWEPYDADFIRQLREFVASGSGEIIN; the protein is encoded by the coding sequence ATGACGCAGGACACCGAATGGACACCCGTTTCGCAGGACACCTGCGATCAGGTCGCCGGGCCGTTCTATCACGGCACCCGGGCCGACCTGGCCACGGGCGATCTGCTGGTTGCCGGCTACGGATCCAACTATCGCGATGGCGTGGTGATGAACCACATCTACTTCACCACGATTGCCAAAGGTGCCGGGCTGGCCGCGGAGATGGCCCGGGGCGAGGGGCGGCCGCGTGTGTACGTGGTGGCACCGACCGGGCCGTTCGAGGACGACCCGAACGTCACCAACAAGAAGTTTCCCGGGAACCCGACGCGGTCGTATCGCAGTGCGCAGCCGCTGCGGATTGTCGGTGAGATCACCGAGTGGGAACCCTACGATGCGGACTTCATCCGGCAGTTGAGGGAATTCGTCGCATCGGGGAGTGGCGAGATCATCAACTGA
- a CDS encoding DUF6122 family protein, with translation MSARAIFHLFLHAAVPALLAWLFWHKRFASAWLLMLLGWIIDLDHLLADPIYAPNRCSIGFHPLHTAPAIAVYAGLCVPKKTRLVGIGLVIHIVLDAIDCWWMHQR, from the coding sequence ATGAGCGCCCGCGCGATCTTCCACCTGTTCCTGCATGCCGCCGTGCCGGCCCTGCTGGCATGGCTGTTCTGGCACAAGCGCTTTGCGTCGGCGTGGTTGCTGATGCTGCTGGGCTGGATCATCGACCTCGACCATCTGCTGGCCGATCCGATCTACGCGCCGAACCGCTGCAGCATCGGCTTCCACCCGTTGCACACCGCGCCGGCGATCGCGGTGTATGCCGGGCTGTGCGTGCCGAAGAAGACCCGCCTGGTGGGCATCGGCCTGGTGATCCACATCGTGCTCGACGCCATCGACTGCTGGTGGATGCATCAGCGCTGA
- a CDS encoding P-II family nitrogen regulator, whose amino-acid sequence MKMVMAVIKPFKLDDVREAMAERGVTGITVTEVKGFGRQKGHTELYRGAEYVVDFLPKVKLEVAVTDDQVEAVVEAIVKAAGTGKIGDGKVFVYDLGSVVRIRTGELDADAL is encoded by the coding sequence ATGAAGATGGTCATGGCGGTGATCAAGCCGTTCAAGCTCGACGACGTGCGCGAAGCGATGGCCGAGCGTGGCGTCACCGGCATCACGGTGACGGAGGTCAAGGGCTTCGGCCGCCAGAAGGGGCATACCGAGCTGTACCGTGGCGCCGAGTACGTGGTCGACTTCCTGCCGAAGGTGAAGCTGGAAGTGGCGGTGACCGATGACCAGGTGGAGGCGGTGGTGGAAGCCATCGTCAAGGCGGCCGGTACCGGCAAGATCGGCGACGGCAAGGTATTCGTGTATGACCTGGGCAGCGTGGTGCGTATCCGTACCGGCGAGCTGGACGCAGACGCGCTGTAA
- a CDS encoding TonB-dependent receptor, translating into MTTARSSLRPRLLALAVLLATASPTLHAQSTTGAIAGQAPATAQRIFVRSDTGLTREVTVDGRGRFTVGQLPLGRYVVEARDAEGNVLQTREGISLTVGASTEVSFADVTRLDGVQVSADRAAAAIDVSSVDSRTVITAEQLQRLPLGRSAEAIAQLAPGVNGNSGNGTYAGPTGAQLVSFGGSSAAENAYYINGFNSTDPLRGLGGLTLPYGSIDQQEIYTGGYSAKYGRSDGGVINAVGKRGTNQWRFGGQVTWEPASTRSDKDDVRYPGNGALYSPESQDREWVTTQSIYAGGPLLEDRLFFFGSYELERREGTDVKNVEATNAYSRYEYDRPRWYAKLDWNITDNHLLELTGASSRNVFRGDSFAYDYDTLTRGAQRGKEDTTKTGGDLWTAKYTGYLTDRLTVSAQYGEMRTDDYIGNPAYDGSLTYISSATLQNPALNGGTPITNAQTTSLLVNPDRGNRTNNLRLDANYRWGNHSITVGIDNQNARALNRGSVASADGYYWIYGQSNPNVPLNTGLGVPATGGIRNGEEGYYVRQYIYSALASVRASQRAQYIEDNWQVTDRLLLNLGLRLDQFTNYNRDGDAYIKQTSGQWAPRLGFSWDVDGDGRFKVFGNAGRYYLALPLNPAFNAAGATLATSTYYTYGGIDSNGYPTDLTAFSGAVSANNYYGVLPDPKTVATSGIEPSYQDEFILGFSRALGQNWVYGAKATYRVLRSGVDDYCDIGAVLAKADSLGYDVTKDSNPVSCWLINPGRANTFNLVDTSGNYVSVPLTNAEMGFPRFKRNYYAVNLSLEHPFDGRWYGRADYTWSRSYGTTEGQLLSGIGQTAVSTTQAWDYAQLMEHTNGPQSNDHTHQFKLHGYYQLTPEWLVSANIKVISGAPFSALGSYGPNFEDPSGYGIAYHFYNGQPAPPGSQGRLPWLKQLDLGVSYRPSVAAGRLGFNLDVFNVFNSQVALWKSPYSELDPGQPDPLYGAATVRQAPRSLRVSVSYDY; encoded by the coding sequence ATGACGACAGCTCGTTCTTCACTGCGCCCGCGATTGCTGGCGTTGGCGGTGTTGCTTGCCACCGCGTCTCCCACACTTCATGCACAGTCCACCACCGGCGCGATCGCCGGACAGGCGCCGGCCACCGCCCAGCGCATCTTCGTTCGCAGCGATACCGGCCTCACCCGCGAGGTGACGGTCGATGGGCGAGGCCGCTTTACCGTCGGCCAGCTGCCACTGGGCCGCTACGTGGTGGAAGCACGCGATGCCGAAGGGAACGTGCTGCAGACCCGCGAGGGCATTTCGCTGACGGTAGGCGCCAGTACCGAGGTGTCCTTCGCTGACGTCACCCGGCTGGACGGTGTGCAGGTCAGCGCCGACCGGGCAGCGGCTGCGATCGATGTCAGCAGCGTGGACTCGCGCACGGTGATCACGGCCGAGCAGCTGCAGCGCCTGCCACTGGGTCGCTCGGCCGAGGCGATCGCGCAGCTTGCGCCCGGGGTCAACGGCAACAGTGGCAATGGCACCTATGCCGGCCCGACCGGTGCACAGCTGGTGAGCTTCGGCGGTTCGTCCGCTGCCGAGAACGCCTACTACATCAATGGCTTCAACAGCACCGATCCACTGCGCGGTCTGGGTGGCCTCACGCTGCCCTACGGCAGCATCGACCAGCAGGAAATCTACACCGGTGGCTACAGCGCCAAGTACGGCCGTTCCGATGGCGGCGTCATCAATGCGGTGGGCAAGCGCGGCACCAATCAGTGGCGATTCGGTGGCCAGGTCACCTGGGAACCAGCGTCCACGCGCTCGGACAAGGACGATGTGCGTTACCCGGGCAATGGCGCGCTGTATTCACCGGAAAGCCAGGACCGCGAGTGGGTGACCACGCAGAGCATCTACGCCGGTGGTCCGCTGCTGGAAGACCGGCTGTTCTTCTTCGGCTCGTACGAGCTCGAGCGCCGTGAGGGCACCGACGTCAAGAATGTGGAGGCGACCAATGCCTACTCCCGCTATGAGTACGACCGCCCGCGCTGGTACGCCAAGCTGGACTGGAACATCACCGACAACCACCTGCTGGAACTGACCGGAGCCTCCAGCCGCAATGTCTTCCGGGGCGATAGCTTCGCTTACGACTACGACACGCTCACCCGCGGTGCGCAGCGTGGCAAGGAAGACACCACCAAGACCGGTGGCGACCTGTGGACGGCCAAGTACACCGGCTACCTGACCGACCGGCTTACCGTCAGCGCGCAGTATGGCGAAATGCGTACCGATGACTACATCGGCAACCCGGCCTACGACGGAAGCCTGACCTACATCAGCAGCGCCACGCTGCAGAATCCGGCGCTGAACGGTGGTACGCCGATCACCAATGCGCAGACCACGTCGCTGCTGGTCAACCCGGATCGCGGCAACCGCACCAACAACCTGCGACTGGATGCGAACTACAGATGGGGCAACCACAGCATCACGGTCGGCATCGACAACCAGAATGCCCGTGCGCTCAACCGTGGCTCGGTGGCCTCCGCCGACGGTTACTACTGGATCTATGGCCAGTCCAACCCGAACGTGCCCCTCAATACCGGCCTGGGCGTGCCGGCCACCGGCGGCATCCGCAATGGTGAGGAGGGTTATTACGTGCGCCAGTACATCTACAGCGCACTGGCGTCGGTACGCGCCTCGCAGCGGGCGCAGTACATCGAGGACAACTGGCAGGTGACCGACCGCCTGCTGTTGAACCTGGGCCTGCGCCTGGATCAGTTCACCAACTACAACCGCGATGGCGACGCCTACATCAAGCAGACCAGCGGTCAGTGGGCGCCGCGGCTGGGCTTCAGCTGGGACGTCGACGGCGACGGGCGCTTCAAGGTGTTCGGCAACGCGGGTCGCTACTACCTCGCGCTGCCGCTCAACCCGGCCTTCAACGCGGCGGGCGCGACGCTGGCCACCTCGACGTACTACACCTATGGCGGCATCGACAGCAACGGTTATCCAACCGACCTCACCGCGTTCTCCGGCGCGGTGTCGGCCAACAACTACTACGGCGTGCTGCCCGATCCGAAGACGGTGGCGACCTCCGGCATCGAGCCGTCCTACCAGGACGAGTTCATCCTGGGCTTCAGCAGGGCGCTCGGCCAGAACTGGGTGTACGGCGCGAAGGCGACCTATCGGGTGCTGCGCAGCGGCGTGGATGACTACTGCGATATCGGCGCGGTGCTGGCCAAGGCCGACAGCCTGGGGTATGACGTCACCAAGGACAGCAATCCGGTCAGTTGCTGGTTGATCAATCCTGGCCGTGCGAACACCTTCAATCTGGTCGATACCAGCGGCAACTACGTAAGCGTGCCGCTGACCAATGCCGAGATGGGCTTCCCCAGGTTCAAGCGCAACTACTACGCGGTGAACCTGTCGCTGGAGCACCCGTTTGATGGCCGCTGGTATGGCCGGGCGGACTACACGTGGTCGCGCAGCTATGGCACCACCGAAGGGCAGCTGCTGTCGGGCATCGGCCAGACGGCGGTGTCGACCACGCAGGCCTGGGATTACGCGCAGCTGATGGAACACACCAACGGGCCGCAGAGCAACGACCACACCCACCAGTTCAAGCTGCATGGTTACTACCAGTTGACGCCGGAATGGCTGGTCTCGGCCAACATCAAGGTGATTTCCGGCGCGCCGTTCAGCGCATTGGGTTCGTATGGCCCGAACTTCGAAGACCCTTCCGGCTACGGCATTGCCTACCACTTCTACAACGGCCAGCCCGCGCCTCCGGGCAGCCAGGGGCGGCTGCCCTGGCTGAAACAGCTGGATCTGGGTGTCTCCTACCGGCCTTCGGTGGCGGCTGGGCGACTGGGCTTCAACCTGGATGTGTTCAACGTATTCAACAGCCAGGTGGCGTTGTGGAAATCGCCGTACTCCGAGTTGGATCCGGGGCAGCCGGACCCGCTGTACGGCGCAGCGACGGTACGGCAGGCACCGCGCTCGCTGCGCGTCAGCGTGAGCTACGACTACTGA
- a CDS encoding aspartyl/asparaginyl beta-hydroxylase domain-containing protein yields MIKIVLAVLFVACVLYIHFRGKVRARWSRQLLDHSSFMAPINVVMYMFSKVPTTPFLDPGKEFPQLEPLRQNWQMIRDEALALRDAQKIAASSSFNDAGFNSFFRRGWKRFYLRWYGPSHPSAKTLCPKTVALIESIPDVRAAMFAQLPPGSELRPHRDPFAGSLRLHLGLSTPNDDACYIEVDGIRKSWRDGEWMMFDETYIHHAHNETEQDRVILFCDIARPLRFGLPGLFNRAVAATLLAGGASPNLPGDPTGGVNKAFGSLYKVRLKAKALRERSVVAYQVIKWGLVAAVIAGIWAL; encoded by the coding sequence ATGATCAAGATCGTACTGGCAGTGCTGTTCGTGGCCTGCGTGCTGTACATCCACTTCCGTGGCAAGGTCCGCGCGCGCTGGTCGCGCCAGCTGCTGGACCACTCCAGTTTCATGGCCCCGATCAACGTGGTCATGTACATGTTCTCGAAGGTGCCGACCACGCCGTTTCTGGACCCGGGCAAGGAGTTCCCGCAGCTGGAACCCCTGCGCCAGAACTGGCAGATGATCCGTGACGAGGCGCTGGCGCTGCGCGATGCGCAGAAGATCGCTGCGTCCAGCAGTTTCAACGATGCGGGCTTCAACTCGTTCTTCCGCCGTGGCTGGAAGCGCTTCTACCTGCGCTGGTACGGCCCCTCGCACCCGTCAGCGAAGACGCTGTGCCCGAAGACCGTGGCCCTGATCGAGTCGATTCCGGATGTTCGCGCAGCGATGTTCGCGCAGCTGCCGCCGGGCAGCGAGCTGCGTCCGCACCGCGATCCGTTCGCCGGTTCGCTGCGCCTGCACCTGGGCCTGAGCACCCCCAACGATGATGCCTGCTACATCGAAGTGGACGGCATCCGGAAGAGCTGGCGCGACGGCGAGTGGATGATGTTCGACGAAACCTACATCCACCACGCGCATAACGAGACCGAGCAGGACCGAGTGATCCTGTTCTGCGACATCGCGCGCCCGCTGCGCTTCGGCCTGCCGGGCCTGTTCAACCGTGCGGTGGCCGCCACGCTGCTGGCCGGTGGCGCTTCGCCGAACCTGCCAGGTGATCCGACCGGGGGTGTCAACAAGGCATTCGGCAGCCTGTACAAGGTGCGCCTGAAGGCCAAGGCGCTGCGCGAGCGCAGCGTGGTGGCCTACCAGGTCATCAAGTGGGGCCTGGTGGCGGCGGTGATTGCCGGAATCTGGGCGCTGTAA
- the speA gene encoding arginine decarboxylase, protein MTDWSLDQARKTYSIPHWADGYFDVDQAGHMVVRPTGADGPVVSLPKVVDAAREAGAKLPLLVRFPDILGQRLGKLQAAFAQAQQDWDYAGGYTAVYPIKVNQHRGVAGTLASHHGEGFGLEAGSKPELMAVLALSRPGGLIVCNGYKDREYIRLALIGRKLGLQTFIVIEKPSELKLVLEESKALDVKPGLGVRMRLASLGAGKWQNSGGDKAKFGLSPRQLLDLWKSLRDTEYADCLSLLHFHMGSQISNVRDIANGMREATRYFVELSQLGAKITHVDVGGGLGVDYEGTRSRSFCSINYGLNSYASNIVQPLANACEEHGLPPPRIVTECGRAMTAHHAVLIANVSEVEQAQEGRVPDQHDDEPASIRHLREIHEELDVRPAVELFQEAQHFHAEGLSSYALGQIDLPQRARIDDLFYAIAHGVRARLSYDEKSHRPALDELNERLVDKYFVNFSVFESIPDAWAIDQVFPIVPIERLDEVPDRRGIIADMTCDSDGMVKTYVENESLDSSLPLHAIKHGESYRIGFFMVGAYQEILGDIHNLFGDTDAVEVVADADGYAITQQRRGDTTDVMLDYVGYRLDDLRAAYAQRVAAAGLSPERAQELSQALEAGLTGYTYLSDEPLV, encoded by the coding sequence ATGACCGATTGGTCCCTCGACCAAGCCCGCAAGACCTACTCGATCCCGCATTGGGCGGATGGTTACTTCGACGTGGATCAGGCCGGGCACATGGTGGTGAGACCGACCGGGGCGGACGGCCCGGTGGTGTCGCTGCCCAAGGTGGTGGACGCCGCCCGCGAGGCGGGCGCCAAGCTGCCACTGCTGGTGCGCTTCCCGGACATCCTCGGCCAGCGCCTGGGCAAGCTGCAGGCGGCATTCGCCCAGGCCCAGCAGGACTGGGATTACGCGGGTGGTTACACCGCGGTGTACCCGATCAAGGTCAACCAGCACCGCGGCGTGGCCGGTACCCTGGCCAGCCACCACGGCGAGGGCTTCGGCCTGGAAGCGGGCAGCAAGCCGGAGCTGATGGCGGTGCTGGCACTGTCGCGCCCGGGCGGCCTGATCGTCTGCAACGGCTACAAGGACCGTGAGTACATCCGCCTGGCCCTGATCGGTCGCAAGCTGGGCCTGCAGACCTTCATCGTCATCGAGAAGCCGTCCGAGCTGAAGCTGGTGCTGGAAGAGTCCAAGGCGCTGGACGTGAAGCCCGGCCTGGGTGTGCGCATGCGGCTGGCGTCGCTGGGCGCCGGCAAGTGGCAGAACAGCGGGGGCGACAAGGCCAAGTTCGGCCTGTCCCCGCGCCAGCTGCTGGACCTGTGGAAGTCGCTGCGCGATACCGAGTACGCCGATTGCCTGAGCCTGCTGCACTTCCATATGGGTTCGCAGATCTCCAACGTGCGCGACATCGCCAACGGCATGCGCGAAGCCACCCGCTACTTCGTTGAACTGTCGCAGCTGGGCGCGAAGATCACCCACGTGGACGTGGGCGGCGGCCTGGGCGTGGATTACGAAGGCACCCGTTCGCGCAGCTTCTGCTCGATCAACTACGGCTTGAATTCGTATGCCAGCAACATCGTGCAGCCGCTGGCCAACGCCTGCGAAGAGCACGGCCTGCCCCCCCCGCGCATCGTTACCGAGTGCGGCCGTGCGATGACCGCGCACCATGCAGTGCTGATCGCGAATGTGTCCGAAGTGGAACAGGCGCAGGAAGGCCGCGTGCCGGACCAGCACGATGACGAGCCGGCTTCGATCCGTCATCTGCGCGAGATCCACGAGGAACTGGACGTGCGCCCGGCGGTGGAACTGTTCCAGGAGGCGCAGCACTTCCATGCCGAAGGCCTGTCCAGCTACGCGCTGGGCCAGATCGACCTGCCGCAGCGTGCGCGCATCGACGACCTGTTCTACGCCATCGCCCACGGCGTGCGTGCGCGCCTGAGCTATGACGAGAAGAGCCACCGTCCGGCGCTGGATGAACTGAACGAGCGCCTGGTCGACAAGTACTTCGTCAACTTCAGCGTGTTCGAATCGATTCCCGACGCGTGGGCCATCGACCAGGTGTTCCCGATCGTGCCGATCGAGCGGCTGGACGAAGTTCCGGACCGTCGCGGCATCATTGCCGACATGACCTGCGACTCGGACGGCATGGTCAAGACCTATGTCGAGAACGAGAGCCTGGACAGTTCGCTGCCGCTGCACGCGATCAAGCACGGCGAGAGCTACCGCATCGGCTTCTTCATGGTCGGTGCCTACCAGGAGATCCTGGGCGACATCCACAATCTGTTCGGTGACACCGACGCGGTGGAAGTGGTGGCCGATGCGGACGGCTACGCGATCACCCAGCAGCGTCGTGGCGACACCACCGACGTGATGCTGGACTACGTGGGCTACCGGCTGGACGACCTGCGCGCGGCCTATGCCCAGCGCGTGGCTGCCGCCGGGCTGTCGCCGGAGCGTGCGCAGGAACTGTCGCAGGCGCTGGAGGCGGGCCTGACCGGCTACACCTACCTGTCCGACGAGCCGCTGGTCTGA
- a CDS encoding DUF998 domain-containing protein has protein sequence MLRHSRPLLFAGLIPLPWFLFWTTVAAMLAPGYNPIAQHASELLQAPALASLCGRIAAIGCGLGFVLFAIALWRESGRRIAVGAACWMIFGVSMLTNGLWPMGHPMHGFYAIGIANIIAPAMSHIELRAWSANRRAYAVTAVVSIAAVVYLWLNLVGADPQGFRGLTQRLFSSINSLWPFLVAMYLLRRGPSALQTQPAH, from the coding sequence ATGTTGCGTCACAGCCGACCTCTTCTTTTCGCGGGTCTGATACCCCTGCCATGGTTCCTGTTCTGGACCACCGTTGCTGCGATGCTCGCACCCGGTTACAACCCGATTGCACAGCACGCCAGCGAGCTGCTGCAGGCACCCGCGCTCGCAAGCCTGTGCGGACGGATCGCCGCCATCGGCTGCGGGCTGGGGTTCGTACTGTTTGCCATCGCGCTATGGCGGGAATCCGGTCGCCGGATCGCCGTGGGTGCCGCCTGCTGGATGATCTTTGGCGTCTCCATGTTGACCAATGGGCTCTGGCCCATGGGTCATCCGATGCACGGCTTCTACGCCATCGGTATCGCGAACATCATTGCGCCGGCGATGTCGCATATCGAACTGCGGGCCTGGTCGGCCAACCGAAGGGCCTATGCCGTGACTGCCGTTGTGAGCATCGCGGCAGTGGTCTATCTATGGTTGAACCTGGTGGGCGCGGATCCGCAGGGTTTCAGGGGACTCACCCAGCGCCTGTTCTCTTCCATCAACTCCCTGTGGCCCTTCCTGGTCGCGATGTACCTGCTGCGCAGGGGGCCAAGTGCACTACAGACGCAGCCCGCGCATTGA
- a CDS encoding DUF4279 domain-containing protein: protein MAAFDHSLVTLRFFGDDLLPDEISALLGAAPTASHHKGQELAGSHSGVVRIARTGSWRMAAMRREPEDLEAQIFEILDQLTGDPAIWKSLARFRPDLFCGLFMGSSNDGVSLSPKVLLALGERGIELGLDIYDADEDVRNAQHQ, encoded by the coding sequence ATGGCAGCATTCGATCATTCCCTGGTAACGCTTCGATTTTTCGGCGACGACCTTCTGCCGGATGAGATCAGTGCTCTGCTGGGGGCGGCTCCAACCGCCTCGCATCACAAGGGCCAGGAACTTGCAGGCAGCCACTCGGGCGTCGTGCGTATCGCCAGGACCGGAAGCTGGCGAATGGCCGCGATGCGTCGTGAGCCTGAAGATCTGGAGGCTCAGATTTTTGAGATCCTTGATCAGCTCACCGGAGATCCCGCCATATGGAAGTCGCTGGCACGGTTCCGGCCTGACCTGTTCTGCGGCCTTTTCATGGGCAGTAGCAATGATGGTGTCTCGCTTTCGCCCAAGGTCCTGCTCGCCCTGGGAGAGCGCGGCATCGAGCTCGGCCTTGACATCTACGATGCCGATGAAGATGTGCGCAACGCTCAGCACCAATAG
- the speE gene encoding polyamine aminopropyltransferase, which translates to MTDSNNWYIEHFERTGSAIGYRITGKLDEVQSPFQKIEIFQTTDWGNLMTIDGAIMLTSKDNFFYHEMISHPVLFTHAAPKRVVIIGGGDCGTLREVLKHKGVESVTQCDIDEQVTVMARKHFPELCDSNDDPRAELLFDDGVAYMANCPAGSVDVVIVDSTDPVGPGEGLFNKAFYESCFKALKDDGILVQQSESPLMQLELINEMRTEMGKAGFGSFKTLPFPQPCYPTGWWSVTMARKGDSSFDFRQADSAAKTFTTLYYTAALHTGVLVTPPFVQAALKS; encoded by the coding sequence ATGACTGACAGCAACAACTGGTACATCGAGCATTTCGAGCGCACCGGCTCGGCCATCGGCTACCGCATCACCGGCAAGCTGGACGAGGTGCAGTCGCCCTTCCAGAAGATCGAGATCTTCCAGACCACCGACTGGGGCAACCTGATGACCATCGATGGCGCCATCATGCTGACCAGCAAGGACAACTTCTTCTATCACGAGATGATCAGCCACCCGGTGCTGTTCACCCACGCCGCCCCCAAGCGCGTGGTGATCATCGGTGGCGGCGACTGCGGCACCCTGCGCGAAGTGCTCAAGCACAAGGGCGTGGAGAGCGTGACCCAGTGCGACATCGACGAGCAGGTCACGGTGATGGCGCGCAAGCACTTCCCGGAGCTGTGCGACTCCAATGACGATCCGCGCGCCGAACTGCTGTTCGACGACGGTGTGGCCTACATGGCCAACTGCCCGGCCGGCAGCGTGGACGTGGTGATCGTGGACTCCACCGACCCGGTCGGCCCGGGCGAAGGCCTGTTCAACAAGGCCTTCTACGAGAGCTGCTTCAAGGCGCTGAAGGACGATGGCATCCTGGTGCAGCAGTCCGAATCGCCGCTGATGCAGCTGGAACTGATCAACGAGATGCGTACCGAGATGGGCAAGGCCGGCTTCGGTTCGTTCAAGACCCTGCCGTTCCCGCAGCCGTGCTACCCGACCGGCTGGTGGAGCGTGACCATGGCGCGCAAGGGCGACAGCAGCTTCGACTTCCGCCAGGCTGATTCGGCCGCCAAGACCTTCACGACCCTGTACTACACCGCCGCGCTGCACACCGGCGTGCTGGTGACCCCGCCGTTCGTGCAGGCGGCACTGAAGAGCTGA
- the ubiK gene encoding ubiquinone biosynthesis accessory factor UbiK, producing the protein MIDLNQIDDLARRLSDLVPPGLRESREELQATFKSALQAGLAKLDLVTREEFEVQRAVLLKTRQKLDALETAVRELEGRRAAE; encoded by the coding sequence ATGATCGACCTGAACCAAATCGATGACCTCGCCCGCCGCCTCAGCGACCTGGTGCCGCCGGGCCTGCGCGAATCACGCGAGGAACTGCAGGCCACCTTCAAGAGCGCGCTGCAGGCTGGGCTGGCCAAGCTCGATCTGGTCACGCGCGAGGAATTTGAAGTGCAGCGCGCGGTGCTGCTGAAGACCCGCCAGAAGCTGGATGCGCTGGAAACAGCGGTGCGCGAGCTGGAAGGGCGCCGCGCCGCAGAATGA